ATCGGGCCTGCATTCCAATGGTTATTCATTGGTGCGCAAGGCGCTCTTTGAGGTGGCGGGCTACGATCTTGATACAAGGCTGCCGGATCTCAAAGGTACCATTGGGGAAGAGATACTGGAACCCACCCGCATATATGTAAAGGCGGTACAACCGCTGCTGGATAAATATGACCTTAAGGCCATGGCCCATGTTACCGGCGGCGGTATAACCGAGAACATACCAAGGGTGCTGCCCCAGGGGCACATGGCGGTGGTTGACCGTTCTGCCTGGCAGCTGCCGGCCATATTTAATTACGTTCAACGGGCCGGTGCCATTGCCACCGAGGAAATGCTGCGCACCTTTAATATGGGGATTGGTTTTGTGCTGGTTGTATCCCCGGAAGAGGCTGATGCTGTAATGGCAGACCTGGCCGCCGGGGGAGAGGCTGCCGCTATTATTGGTGAGGTGGTTGCCGGTGAGAAAAAAGTAGAATATAAGGGTGAGGGTGTGAAGTAATGGAATTACTTACCCTGGGCGTGCTGGCCTCAGGCCGGGGCTCAAATTTACAATATATTATTGATGCCTGTGAGCGGGGAGCCATCAATGCTGCGGTAAAGGTGGTCATCAGTGACAAAGAGAATGCCTATGCCTTGGAAAGGGCTAAGAAGCACGGCATTGCCAATTATTTTGTGGATCTAAAGAGTTTTCCCGATAAGGAAAGCTATGAACAAAGGATAGTTAAACTATTAAAGGACCATAAGGTTCAATTGGTATGCCTGGCAGGCTATATGCGGCTGGTTGGTCCTACCATGCTGAACCAATTTCCCATGCGGATTATGAACATCCACCCGGCCCTGCTGCCTTCCTTTGCCGGGCTGCATGCCCAGCGCCAGGCCTTGGAGTACGGGGTAAAGATCTCGGGGTGTACCGTGCACTTTGTTGATGAAGGAATGGACACCGGCCCCATAATATTACAGGCCCAGGTGCCGGTGCTGGATGATGATACCGAAGAAACTTTATCTAAAAGAATACTGGAGCAGGAGCATATTATTTATCCCAAGGCGGTGGGCTTGTTTGCCCAAGGAAGGCTGCGGGTGGAAGGCAGGCGGGTAGTGGTTAAGTGACTTAATGCAAAATTCAGAAATAAAATTCTGAAGGGTGACGTCCTTCAAAGGGGGTTATTTCTTTGATTAAACGGGCGCTTATAAGTGTTTCTAACAAAGAGGGATTGTTGGATTTTGCCAAGGGCTTGGCTGAGCTGGGGGTGGAGATTGTGTCCACCGGCGGCACCGCCAAGGCCTTGCAGGAGGCTGCAGTGCCGGTGACTTATATATCAGAGGTAACCGGTTTTCCGGAAATTCTGGACGGCAGGGTGAAGACGCTGCACCCTAAGGTACACGGCGGTATACTGGCCATGCGTACCGAAGAACATCTGGCACAGTTAGAGGAACTGGATATTACCCCCATTGATTTGGTGGTGGTAAACCTGTATCCCTTTAGGGAGACGGTGGCCAAGGCCGGGGTAACCTTGGAAGAAGCCATTGAAAATATAGATATCGGCGGCCCGGCCATGGTGCGGGCGGCTGCCAAAAACCATAAGAATGTTTTGATAGTGGTAAATCCCAGCCGTTATGATGATGTGCTCAGTGCCGTAAGGAATAAGCAGGTGTCAGAGCAGCTGCGCCTGGAGCTGGCCCGGGAAGCCTTTAGTCATACCGCTGCCTATGACAGTGCCATTTCTGCATATTTAAACGGTATCACCGGGGAAGTAATGCCCGCTGAATTATGTGTATCCGCCCAGTTGGTGCAGCGGCTGCGCTACGGTGAAAACCCGCACCAAAAGGCGGCATTTTACCGGGATACCACAGTTAAAAATGCCTGTATAGGTAACGCACAACAACTGCACGGCAAGGAATTATCTTATAACAACATTTTGGATGCCAACGCCGCCCTGGAACTGGTGCGGGAATTTGAAGAGCCCACCGTGGTAATCATTAAGCATAACAACCCCTGCGGATGTGCCAGCCATGAGCAGTTAAGTGTGGCCTATGATAAAGCCTATGAAGCGGACAAGGTTTCTGCCTTTGGCGGCATTGTGGCCTGCAACCGGCCGGTGGACGGGGCCACTGCGGCAAAAATGAACGAAATTTTCTTGGAGGCTGTAATTGCCCCGGACTTTACAGCTGAGGCCCTAGAAATATTAACCCAAAAGCCCAACCTGCGGCTGTTAAAGACCGGTGATTTAACAAAACAAACCAATGATCTGATGGAAATACGCACAGTTAACGGCGGCTTTTTATTGCAACAATGCGATCGGGAGTTATTAGACCCCGAGGCCATGAAGGTGGTTACAGAAAAACAACCGGACCAGCAGCAGCTGGATGAAATGATTTTTGCCATGAAAATTGTGAAGCATGTAAAATCCAATGCCATTGTGGTTACTAAAGACAGACAATTGATAGGCGTTGGGGCAGGGCAAATGAACCGGGTGGGGTCGGCAAATATCGCCTACAGCCAAGCCGGGGAAAAGGCCAAGGGTGCGGTAATGGCCTCCGACGCATTTTTCCCCTTTAGGGATACGGTTGATGCCGCCGCCAAAGCGGGAATTGCCGCTATCATTCAACCCGGCGGCTCGGTGCGTGACGAAGAATCTATTACCGCCTGTAACGAACACGGCATAGCCATGGTATTTACCGGCATGAGGCATTTTAAACACTAGTGGCAGTATCTTTTGTAGGGGCGGGTGATCAGGCGCCTGTAGTTGGCTTTCGTGTTTGTAGGGTAGGCGGCCCTGTGCCTGCATTCTTGTAGGGGTTCGATTCATCGAACCCTTATTGCAAATGTACCTTTTACTTAAGGAGGCTTTTCAATAATGAAGGTTCTTGTTGTGGGCGGCGGCGGGCGCGAACATGCCCTGGTTTGGAAAATCGCCCAAAGTCCAAGGGTTGATAAAATTTATTGTGCGCCGGGCAATGCCGGTATTGCACAAATGGCACAATGCGTGGATATACAGGCAGAGGATCTTGACGGCTTGTTGGACTTTGCCCAAAAGGAAAAAATAGACCTTACGGTGGTGGGGCCAGAGGCGCCATTGACCATAGGTATTGTAGATAAATTTACCCAGGCGGGCTTACGCATCTTTGGACCCAGTAAAAATGCCGCTCAACTGGAAGGCAGTAAGGCATTGGCCAAGCACTTTATGCTGAAACACAACATTCCCACCGCTAAATATGCGGCCTTTCCCAATGAAAGGGAAGCGATGGATTACGTGCGCAGTAAAAACAAGCCCCTGGTGGTTAAGGCCTCGGGCCTTGCGGCAGGCAAAGGGGTCATCATCTGTCAGTATATGGCCGATGCTTTGGATGCGGTGCGCCGGGTGCTGGTGGACAAGGAATTTGGCGATGCGGGCAACCAGGTGGTAATTGAAGAATGCCTAGAGGGCCAGGAGGTAAGTGTGCTGGCCTTTACCGACGGCAAAACCATTATTCCCATGGTGCCGTCCCAGGATCATAAACGGGTATTTGACGACGACAAGGGCCCCAACACCGGCGGCATGGGTGCCTATGCACCGGCGCCGCTGTATACGCCGGACTTACATGAAGTGGTGGTGCGGGATATATTGGAACCCACCATTAAGGGCATGGCTAACATGGGCTGGCCCTATAAGGGGATAATTTATGCCGGCTTAATGATTACAGCCGATGGGCCCAAGGTGTTAGAATATAATGTTCGCTTTGGCGACCCCGAAGCCCAGCCGGTGCTGTCCCTGTTAGATAGCGACCTGGTGGAAATAATGGAAGCGGTCATTGATGAGCGCTTAGACCAGGTGGAAGTAAAGTGGAAGAAGGGTGCTGCGGTGTGCGTGGTAATGGCAGCACAGGGTTACCCGGGCAATTACCCCAAGGGAGATGTAATCACCGGCCTGGACAAGATGCCTGAAAATGTATCGGTCTTCCACGCCGGCACCGCCCAAAAGGAGGGGCAAATAGTAACCAACGGCGGCAGGGTGCTGGGTGTAACCGCCGTAGGCCAGGACCTCCCCGGTGCCATTGATAAAGCCTACCAGGGGGTAGAAAGAATAAAGTTTAACGGTGCCCATTATAGAAAGGACATAGGCAGTAAAGCCTTGTAAACGGGAATTCAAAAGGGGAATGCCCTTGTACCTTTGTAAGGGCAGATACCGGGTGCTTGCATTTTTCTATGGCAGGCGACCATCCCCTTACATTTTAGTAGGGGTTCGATTTATCGAACCCCTATTGTTTAAGGAGGCTTTATTAAGTTCTCCGTCCTTGCGGCAGGTAAAGGGTCATCAACTATGCCGAAAGATTAAAGAAGGTTTGCATTAACCGCAACCTTCTTTTTTGTTTTAAACAGTTGTTATTTGAGTGGAATAAATTTTTATAAATAATACAGGGGTAACAGGCACTGTTTTTAATGTTTTAACTGGCATATTATTAGTCCGTTTGTTGTATAGAAAAAGAATAATCTAATTCACCGGTGTAGAAATAAGGGCTGTTGCAGAGAGTGCAGCAGCCCTTATTATTTTTCCGAACTAATTTACCCTATACAAAAATACCCAAATATGATATACTGAGTTACAACAGTAATGCACTATGCTACTCGTGAAGGAAGTGATTGTTTGTGCTAAATACAAACAGTTTAAAGCCCATTTACATACAGATAGCAGAATGGCTGGAGATGGAGATTTTAAGCGGCAATATCCAAAGTGATGAAAAGATATATTCACAGTACCAACTGGCGGATATGTTTAATATAAATCCAGCCACTGCTGCCAAAGGCTTGAATATTTTAGCTGATGAAAACCTGCTATACAAAAAGAGGGGTCTTGGCATGTTTGTATCTCCCCATGCCCGGGAGACCATTCGCAACAAACGGATAAAGCAAAACTTAAAACAATTGGCATTGGAGCTAGCAGCTGAGGCGGAACGCCTAAATGTTGATGATGACCAATTGTTTGAAATGATTAAGGCGGCCAAGCTCCAGGTGCAAAAGGGGGAATAAGGGTGAGGGTAATTGAATGCAGCGGCCTGACAAAAGAATTTGGGCCCACCAAGGCTGTTAATAGCCTGTCTTTTACCATCGAACATGGCAAAATAACAGGCTTGATAGGACGTAACGGTGCAGGGAAAACCACACTATTAAAACTGATTGCCGGATACTTACTTCCCAGCGCAGGCAGTGTCAAGGTTTTTGAGGAGGATCCCTTTAATAGTCTAAAGGTATCTGCCAACATGATTTTTATTGATGAGAACATGGCCCTGCCTGAGTCAATGAATCTTATTGAAATTCTAGAATCGGCAGGCAGTTTTTATAAAAACTGGGATGATAAACTGGCCATGGGGCTATTTGAGTATTTTAATCTAAATCCCAAGCAATACCACAAAAATCTTTCAAAGGGAATGAAAAGCACCTTTAATGCCATTATTGGCATATCAGCCCGGTGTCCACTGACCATATTTGATGAACCAACCACAGGCATGGATGCGGCGGTGAGGAAGGATTTTTACCGGGCCTTGCTCAAGGACTTTATGCACCATCCCCGAACGGTCATTCTTTCCAGCCATCACATAAATGAAATTAATGATATATTAAGCGACCTTCTCTTGCTCAAGAACGGTGAAAAGCTTCTTCATACCTCGGTTGACCGGTTAACTGAATATGCCCTTGGGCTGCAGGGCAAGGGGGATGTCATCGCAGAGATGATTAAAAATACAGAGGTCTTCTACCGGAAAAAGATAGGGAAAGACAGCCTATATGTTGCCGTTCGCAATCAATACTCCTTGGAGGAGTTGCAAAGGGGCCGCCTTAGGGGTGTTGAGATTTCCCCGGTGGCCACTGAAGACCTTTGTGTGTACCTTACCGATAAACACAATGGAGGGATAGATGATGTCTTTGGCCGAGACTAACCTGTTATCAGTGGTGAAAGCCCAGTACAATTACAAATTAAAGGCAAATGCCAGAACTTTCATCGGTTTGATTATGTTGCAGCTGTTAGGGTTTCTTCTCTCCTCCCTTAATGGCGTGGGTACAACCGGCGGAAGTTACGGCAATGCAACTTATTTAGTTAAACACTACACCGGCGACTTTATTATTGTTTTTACATTAATTTGGGCCTTTATTACCGGCATCAACACCGCCGCCGGCGGTTATAAACTGGATTTTACCTTTGTTACCAACAGACTAAGCAGCCATCTTTCTGGTTTGGCATTTCTGTTAACTGCTTCAATAATAGGCGGTGTTACCGCCACACTGTGCGGATTGTTGTTGCGCATAGCAGTGTTTTTTACCCACAGGGGCGCGGAAATAGTTTTTGGCTTTTGGATTCCGCCACTTGTTTTGATAAGCAGCATCTATATAGCCATACTCTACATTTTTCTTGTAAGCTCCTTAGGATATTTTGTGGGCACCTTGGTACAGCGAAATCGGATTTTTAACATAGTTCTGCCGGCAGCATTTTTTGGCACCCTGTTTATGGATGCCAGAAATACCAATGATGTTCAGTTGTTAGTACCTATCATTAAATTTTTTATTAAAGAGAGTTCTTATGTCCTCTTTTCTCTAAAGGTAATTCTGGTGTCTGCCTTACTCTTTGGCTGTATAGTTTTAATTTCCAAAAGAATGGA
This portion of the Desulfofalx alkaliphila DSM 12257 genome encodes:
- the purN gene encoding phosphoribosylglycinamide formyltransferase, which produces MELLTLGVLASGRGSNLQYIIDACERGAINAAVKVVISDKENAYALERAKKHGIANYFVDLKSFPDKESYEQRIVKLLKDHKVQLVCLAGYMRLVGPTMLNQFPMRIMNIHPALLPSFAGLHAQRQALEYGVKISGCTVHFVDEGMDTGPIILQAQVPVLDDDTEETLSKRILEQEHIIYPKAVGLFAQGRLRVEGRRVVVK
- the purH gene encoding bifunctional phosphoribosylaminoimidazolecarboxamide formyltransferase/IMP cyclohydrolase, encoding MSLIKRALISVSNKEGLLDFAKGLAELGVEIVSTGGTAKALQEAAVPVTYISEVTGFPEILDGRVKTLHPKVHGGILAMRTEEHLAQLEELDITPIDLVVVNLYPFRETVAKAGVTLEEAIENIDIGGPAMVRAAAKNHKNVLIVVNPSRYDDVLSAVRNKQVSEQLRLELAREAFSHTAAYDSAISAYLNGITGEVMPAELCVSAQLVQRLRYGENPHQKAAFYRDTTVKNACIGNAQQLHGKELSYNNILDANAALELVREFEEPTVVIIKHNNPCGCASHEQLSVAYDKAYEADKVSAFGGIVACNRPVDGATAAKMNEIFLEAVIAPDFTAEALEILTQKPNLRLLKTGDLTKQTNDLMEIRTVNGGFLLQQCDRELLDPEAMKVVTEKQPDQQQLDEMIFAMKIVKHVKSNAIVVTKDRQLIGVGAGQMNRVGSANIAYSQAGEKAKGAVMASDAFFPFRDTVDAAAKAGIAAIIQPGGSVRDEESITACNEHGIAMVFTGMRHFKH
- the purD gene encoding phosphoribosylamine--glycine ligase; its protein translation is MKVLVVGGGGREHALVWKIAQSPRVDKIYCAPGNAGIAQMAQCVDIQAEDLDGLLDFAQKEKIDLTVVGPEAPLTIGIVDKFTQAGLRIFGPSKNAAQLEGSKALAKHFMLKHNIPTAKYAAFPNEREAMDYVRSKNKPLVVKASGLAAGKGVIICQYMADALDAVRRVLVDKEFGDAGNQVVIEECLEGQEVSVLAFTDGKTIIPMVPSQDHKRVFDDDKGPNTGGMGAYAPAPLYTPDLHEVVVRDILEPTIKGMANMGWPYKGIIYAGLMITADGPKVLEYNVRFGDPEAQPVLSLLDSDLVEIMEAVIDERLDQVEVKWKKGAAVCVVMAAQGYPGNYPKGDVITGLDKMPENVSVFHAGTAQKEGQIVTNGGRVLGVTAVGQDLPGAIDKAYQGVERIKFNGAHYRKDIGSKAL
- a CDS encoding GntR family transcriptional regulator is translated as MLNTNSLKPIYIQIAEWLEMEILSGNIQSDEKIYSQYQLADMFNINPATAAKGLNILADENLLYKKRGLGMFVSPHARETIRNKRIKQNLKQLALELAAEAERLNVDDDQLFEMIKAAKLQVQKGE
- a CDS encoding ABC transporter ATP-binding protein, with protein sequence MRVIECSGLTKEFGPTKAVNSLSFTIEHGKITGLIGRNGAGKTTLLKLIAGYLLPSAGSVKVFEEDPFNSLKVSANMIFIDENMALPESMNLIEILESAGSFYKNWDDKLAMGLFEYFNLNPKQYHKNLSKGMKSTFNAIIGISARCPLTIFDEPTTGMDAAVRKDFYRALLKDFMHHPRTVILSSHHINEINDILSDLLLLKNGEKLLHTSVDRLTEYALGLQGKGDVIAEMIKNTEVFYRKKIGKDSLYVAVRNQYSLEELQRGRLRGVEISPVATEDLCVYLTDKHNGGIDDVFGRD